Proteins encoded together in one Bosea sp. (in: a-proteobacteria) window:
- a CDS encoding (2Fe-2S)-binding protein: protein MIVCSCNVLSCGQIKGTVAADGSGPRTAGEVYDCLGCSPDCGRCAREVRAILAEARAVCVTQCGSCASREIACAVHVSVGLMFEGIAREEESAAA from the coding sequence GTGATCGTCTGCTCCTGCAACGTCCTGTCCTGCGGCCAGATCAAGGGCACCGTCGCCGCCGATGGCAGCGGCCCGCGCACGGCCGGCGAGGTCTATGACTGCCTCGGATGCAGCCCCGATTGCGGCCGCTGCGCCCGCGAGGTCAGGGCGATCCTGGCCGAGGCCCGGGCGGTCTGCGTGACGCAATGCGGCAGTTGCGCCAGCCGCGAGATCGCCTGCGCGGTGCATGTCTCGGTCGGCCTGATGTTCGAAGGCATCGCGCGCGAAGAAGAGAGCGCGGCGGCTTGA
- the irrA gene encoding iron response transcriptional regulator IrrA, translating to MSVLATKDHDHSPVSGDHIPWPQKSPTSCPISAVKARLRTAGLRPTRQRMALGWLLFAKGDRHVSAEMLYEEALRAREPLSLATVYNTLRQFSEAGLLRQVSVSGPKTFFDTNVSEHHHFYNEDDETVTDIPGSMIQVAGLPAAPEGMVIASVEVIVRLRNADGEEIEARRAVGRHA from the coding sequence ATGAGCGTTCTGGCGACCAAGGATCACGATCACAGCCCCGTGTCGGGCGATCACATCCCGTGGCCGCAGAAAAGCCCGACGAGCTGCCCGATCAGCGCCGTGAAGGCGCGGCTGCGCACGGCTGGCCTCAGGCCCACCCGCCAGCGCATGGCGCTGGGCTGGCTGCTCTTCGCCAAGGGCGACAGGCATGTCAGCGCCGAGATGCTCTATGAGGAAGCGCTGAGGGCGCGTGAGCCCTTGTCGCTCGCCACCGTCTACAACACGCTGCGCCAGTTCTCGGAGGCCGGCCTGCTGCGCCAGGTCTCCGTCTCCGGGCCGAAGACCTTCTTCGACACCAACGTCTCGGAGCACCACCATTTCTACAACGAGGACGACGAGACCGTCACCGACATCCCGGGCTCGATGATCCAGGTCGCAGGGCTCCCCGCGGCGCCGGAAGGCATGGTGATCGCCTCGGTCGAGGTCATCGTCCGCCTGCGCAACGCCGATGGCGAGGAGATCGAGGCCAGGCGCGCGGTGGGTCGTCACGCGTGA